AAGAGACCGTGATGCGATCGAGAATTTCGCTGCGGCTGTCAATCCGCATGTCTTCACCACTCAGTAAAGGCTTGGCAAAGCCACCAATGCCCCCCGAACGAGGAATAATAGTGACTTTATCAAGGGGGTTAGTGTTTGGCAGGAGAGTCATTAGCAGCGCATGACCAACCTCGTGATAAGCAATCAGTCGCTTTTTTTTGCTGTCTAACAGCGGCGTTAGGGTAAGACCAATGGTAACGCGATCGATCGCGTCATCAATCTCAAGCCCACTGATAGCATCTTTGCGCCGTCGAGCCGTCAAAATAGCCGCCTCGTTGAGCATATTGGCAAGCTCTGCTCCCGAAAAGCCAGGAGTACGACGAGCGATCGCCTCCATCGAGACCTCTGGGTCTAGCTTTTTGTTACGAGCATGAACTTCCAGAATGCCCAAGCGACCCTTGTAGGTCGGTAAGTCTACCATCACCTGCCTATCAAACCGACCCGGACGTAGCAGCGCCGAGTCTAGTACATCTGGACGGTTAGTTGCAGCAATAATAATAATACCTGTATTGCCCTCAAACCCGTCCATTTCAGTCAATAATTGGTTAAGGGTCTGTTCGCGCTCATCATTGCCACCCCCAATCCCAGCACCTCGCTGCCGACCCACTGCATCAATTTCATCAATAAAAATAATGCAGGGCGCGTTTTCTTTTGCCTTCTTAAACAAGTCCCGAACGCGAGAAGCGCCAACCCCCACAAACATTTCCACAAATTCAGAACCCGAAATACTGAAGAAAGGAACGCCTGCCTCTCCGGCGATCGCCCTAGCCAACAGGGTTTTCCCGGTTCCTGGAGGCCCTACTAACAACACACCCTTAGGAATCTTCGCGCCCACAGCGGTGAATCGCTCTGGCTTTTTCAAAAAGGTCACGACTTCTTGAAGCTCTTCCTTCGCTTCTTCAATGCCTGCCACGTCGTCAAACATAATGCCTGTTTTGGCTTCCATTTGAAACCGTGCCCTCGACTTGCCAAAACTCATGGCTTGCCCTGAAGAACCTGCACTACGTCGCAGGAACATCAGCAGCGCCATAACCAGCACAAAAATCAACAACCCATTCAGAATAAAGCCAGTGACGGCGCTACCGTCGGTAGAAGGTTGAACACTTAGCTCAACATTTTTTGTCCGAGCAAGGGCAACTAACTCAGGATTGCGATCGCCTAAAAATAAAGGCACTTCTAAAGGAGCGGTTTCCCGTGGCTTGCCTTTGAGCTGCACAAGAGCCACGTTACGCACCGGGTCAATTTCAACTCTATTGACTTCGCTCGCTTCAATCTTACGGAGCAAATCGCTGTAACTAAGAGCCTGCTGCTGTTCCTTCGGAGCGTTTGCCTGCGCTAAAACTGGACTGCCTATTACACTTTGCAATACTAGCCAGAGTACAGTTGCAGCACCAGTCAATTGTGAACCTGTTCTGCGCTTAACACCCCGAAGAGAGAACCTCGATATTTTTTGCTCAGCCTGCTTCATAAACTTCACTTACCTTTTGATCTCTACCAGGACGTGGTTCTTCCATGCTAGTTCTCAGCCAAGGATTTGACCTCAACGTAACGATATAGGAAGAGTTATCAACAAGATTTTTGAACTTCAAATACCAGTGTACTCTTCTCATCTTAACTATTGGAGGCAGATCTTTCACCTAAATCGTAGTCATATCGACTTCGCCTTGCTAAGATAGAGGAAATAAGTCTGTCTCTTTATCAAAATCGCAGAGGGATCTATGGTGAAAATCGTTGGGATTGTGGGAAGTTTGAGGGAAGGTTCTTATAGTCAGCAAGCATTGAAAGTTGCGGTGCAAAAAGTTGCAGATCTGGGGGCTGACGTGGAAATTGTGGATTTGCGATCACTTCATCTTCCCTTTTGTGATGGCGGTGATGATTACTCTGCATATCCTGATGTGGCAAAGCTGAGTCAAACGGTTAAAGCCGCTGATGGTCTGATTTTAGCGACACCCGAATACCATGGCAGTGTCAGTGGTGTCCTCAAAAATGCCCTTGATCTGATGGGATTTGAAGAACTTTCAGGCAAAGTAACAGGGCTGATTAGTGTCTTAGGTGGGCAACCCAACAGCAATGCGCTCAACGATTTGCGCACTATTCTTCGCTGGGTTCATGCTTGGACTATTCCTGAGCAAGTGGCGATCGGGCAAGCTTGGCAGGCGTTTGGAAAAGATGGTGAACTGCTAGATAACAAACTCGCCCAACGATTTGATTCATTTGCTCGGAGCTTGGTAGAAAACACTCAAAAACTGCAAGGAGCAACTTTGGCTCAGGCATCTTAAAAAGCGGGGCAAGAGTGCCTTGCCCCGATCAAAAGGTTGTTTGAAGTTGGTTTTAATTCCCTAGTTCCTAAGTTTTCTCGGGGGAAGACTTTGAAGCGATCGATCGTACCAACTGCTCAGAGTCTGGTGATGGTTCACTCTTATGACCATGAAATCGAATTCCTAAAAACAAATCATAAATAAAACTCCAAAAGTCTTTCCCTTTCAGCAGCCCTAAAGACTGATGACAGCCTTTGGCATCTAACAAAGGTTGGATGTCTCGATAAGCCTGTTGATAGTTGTACCAAGGGATAGAGGGCCAGAGATGATGAATTAAGTGGTAATTCTGACCCATAATCAAAATATTGAGGATGGAGTTAGGGTAGACTCTGGCATTTTTCCAGCGATCGCGTTCTTGAAAAGGACGATGAGGTAAGTAGTCAAAAAATAGTCCTAAAGCTAGTCCTACCACCAAGGCTGGGGAAAACCAGAAATCGAAAACGTACCCTAAAAAGTCATACTGAACTGCCAGATAAATCACGACACCGACTGCCAAGCGGGCAAGAAACCACTCAAGGAGTTCATATTTTCGCCATAGTTTTCTTTTAAAGAAGAAAATCTCGTGATAGAAGAAACGCGCTGCGATCAGCCAAAGCGGACCACCCGTAGAGACATAGTGATCAGGATCATTCTCGGGATCGTTGACATTTGCGTGATGCTGCATATGGACACGAGTAAATACTGGGAAGGAAAACCCCAGCATTAACGCACTCCCATGCCCCAGAATTGAATTCATGATGCGGTTTTTATGCGCCACATTATGTGAAGCATCGTGAATGACCGTACCCACCAGATGAAGGGCGATCGTATTAATCACGAAACAACACCAGCCCAACCAATCCCAGTACCAGTAGCCTAGGGTCGAAAAGACTGCCATTAACACTGCTAGTAGAAAAACTATCAGCGTTGGGTTAAAAGCACCCGGCGGACCTAACAACTGTCTCGGCACAGTCAGGGGCTTTATTGCCTCCGACATTATGTTTTCACTCCTTAACATCCACTTTGCGTAGTATAAAATACTGGACTACCAGAATAAAGTTTTGTTAAATCAGCTGATTTAATCAGATACTTAGTCAGAATGCTTTTCTTCCTATATGTCAAGCCTACAACGTAGGAAGAAGCAAGAACGACTGAAGTTATTTTCCAACGATTCCTAACCCTCCAAGATTCTCTAAAGCTTTTCAAAATTCATCATGCCTTTATGCAGGAAAGGTGAGTTATTCCGGAAAGGTTCACAAAGCAGTCGAAGCTTTTCCGTAATACTACTGGAAATAGTAGTGGCTTTCGTTGGACGTAGAATTTATTGTCCTTTTGAAACGTACTTATTCTCTTCTGGTTCCTCTTCACCTGTACCCTAAACCGATATTTTCAGCTTTTTGGAGATTTCAGTACTTTCAACCTTACTTTCGTAAGGCGGACACCTTATTAAGTGACATATAGAAACCCTTGTAGAAAACCGAAGCACTAGACACTGCTTATAAGGGTTCTAATAGCAGATTCATTATTCATTAGGCTCTAAACGTTGTGAGGACGATATGGACATTAGCTCTTTTACGGGTCAAAGCAAGCATACAAGACGATTGACCAGAGTCATGGAAACGAAGTCTCATGCAGGTGGCTCTACCCATAAGCGTTGGCAGCCCAAGTCCCACAGAAATCATTCTAGTCCTTCGCAATTGTTACCCTTAGTTTTCAAACCAGAGTCTGATTTGATGCTACGCCAAAGGAGTTTAGCGAAGGCTAAGATGGGTCACTATGATGAGGCGATCGCCCTTTTTACCCAGCTTATTGAGCGTAACCCCCTTAATGCAACTGATTATAGCAACCGTGGCTTAACCTACTTTCAGAGCGGACGACGAGATGAAGCATTTGCAGATTATAGCCGCGCTATTGAGCTAAACCCGCGTCTGGATGGAGCATACAACAATAGGGCGAACTACCACGCCGCGCAAGGACAATTCTTAGAAGCAATCTTGGACTACGATATGGCGCTAGATTTGAATCCTGCGAACATTCGTGCCTGGATTAATCAGGGTATTACGTTTCGGGATTTGGAGATGTATGAACGGGCGATCGAAAGCTTCGATCTGGCGCTCCACTTAGGTTGCCTGAAAGGGCATATCTATGCAGAGCGCGGTAGAACTCATCATCTTTACGGAGATTGGAACTGTGCGATCGCTGACTACCAAAGAGCGATCGTAAACATGCCTGAGACTCTAGCTTCTAATCGCCTTTACTTACAAGTCGAACTTTGGATGGACGAATTGCTTGCACCTTTGCATGGGTAGTCTATGTAGCAATAGTGCATGTAGCCTTAAGCAGCTAGCGTAATGAGCAGGCTTAGCCAGTATTAGTCAATATTAGTCATATATTATCAGTCAATATCGATCGATTGGGGTCCGGAACGACCATTAGCGTACGTAGCTGTTCCTGTAGTAGACGTATGTTGATCTAACCAGCTTTTAACAGGATCGTCGGATAAATTCAGGCGCAGCAACCCAGAAACAAAGCCACCTAAAAACGCTATAGGCTGACCGACTAACTCTTTGACCAGAGGGGTTATTTCAGTTAAAAACATTCTGGGACTCCTTCCATATCTATACCTATTGATCCTAGCGTGAAATTTGGGCATCGCCACAATACCCTGAAGCAGCTATACCTTTAAGAAAGCCCTACCTAGACAAACGCAACGGCTCGTCAGTTTCATAGATATTGTTGTAAGTACTTCTGATCACAAACGGCATAAGAGAAATCAGAGGAAATTTGACTTCATAAACTCAATCCGTTTTCGGCTGACGCTTGTACTCACTACAGAGCCTTTACAGATAGCGCTTTGCCACGCATCAGAGCTATTGCTAGACGCGTGGATAAAGGTTGCGATCGGTAGGGAGTCATTCTTAATTGCATCAATCAACGCAGGCTGCAGACAAAGTAGCTTCACGACAGATTTGGAGGGGCAGATGCCGGAATCTCAGGTTTCTTGGAAGGGTTGGGTTGTAATCGGTATTGTGACGGCTGGGATCACTCCATTTGTGATGGAGTTACTTCCTTCGATCGCCTTGGCTATCTCTAAACAATGGCATTCTTCTACTCACTGTACGGCTATAGTTAGCCAGCCTCAGCTACCGCTTAAAATTCATCAGGCTCCTACTTTAAAGAGCATGGCTAGCATTTGGACACAGCAAGGTTCTGCGGCTCAGGTCATAGTCGTGGGAGAGCAGCAAGGGTGGTATCGGGTAAGTGAACCAACCAAAGGTTGGGTCGAGCGCGATCGCATCAGCGGCGCTTGTTTAAAGGCATTTTAGGAAAAGCTTAAAGTTTCAAAGTCTGCTTGCCCATAGGTCATTTGGCGATCGACCGCCGACAGCACCCGGTTGTCTGCTCGGTCGGACTCTAGGCATTGGCAGACAAGTCTGGCTACATCAGGTCGGTGAATGGTTCCGGCGATCGTTGGATCAGGCGTTAATACACCGTTTCCTGTAGCAGATTCAGACTTCAGCCCACCAGGACGAATAATGACATAGGTTAAGCCGCTGCTAATGAGGTACTGCTCTGCCTGCGCTTTCTCAATCAAGACAGGACGCAAAGTTTCTAGGGCTGCGGGAGGCAAGGCGATCGCGCTATTTCCACTGCCAATGGAAGAGACCAGAATAAACTTCTGCACACCTGCTTTAAGTGCTGCATCAACTAAGTTTTTGTTACCCAAGTAATCTGCCCGCTCTCCGTCTTTAGGAAGTCCGCCGACGGTGCTAATTACTGCCCAAACAGGCTCTGCCAGCATGGCTGCCTCTAGCTCTGTAGAATTGAGAGCATCGCCTCTAACGGTCTTAATGCCTAAGCTTTCTAATTCAGCTTGAGCAGCATCGGTTCGCAACAAGGCTTTGACCTGACAAGCTCTTGTCAGGATCTGAGCAATTTCTCTCCCTACGCCTCGGCTGGCTCCTGCTAAAAAAATGGATTTGTTCTCAAACACAATGATTTCCTTCTGGGTTACGTCGTTTGTAGCGCTTCTACAAGCTGCGCCTCGATCGCCCTCTGAGCTTCTGTTTCCGCATCTAAAACTTGCCAAACCTGCTGCAACAGAGGGTCTAATCCTACCCTTGCCACCGCAGAAATGACGAATACTGGACAGCCACTAAGGTCTTCCAATTGAGCCTTGAGATCTTCTACGAGCGGGTCATTAGGGGCGATCGCGTCTATTTTACTCAGTGCCACAATTTGCGGACGCTCTGGCAAACCTCGTCCGTATGCCATCAGTTCTGCCTGAATCGTTTGGTAAGCTTCAATCGGCGCTTCCTGGGTCACATCTACTAAGTGCAGCAGTACCCGCGTCCGTTCAATGTGCCGAAGAAAGTCGTGCCCTAATCCTGTTCCCAAGTGCGCACCTTCTATTAACCCAGGAATATCTGCAAAAACGGTGCCATCTCCGCTGGGCTTCTGCACGACACCCAAGTTGGGCACCAGAGTTGTAAATGGGTAATCTGCCACCTTGGGACGCGCCGCTGATAGAGCAGAAATCAGAGTTGACTTTCCAGCGTTGGGTAGCCCAATAATGCCAACTTCTGCGAGTAGCTTCAGTTCCAGGCGAATAAATCGCTCTTCGCCAGGTAATCCGGGTAATGCCCGTTCGGGGGCGCGATTGCTGTTGCTGAGAAAATGCTTGTTCCCTAGTCCACCCTTGCCACCTGACGCAATGCAGAGAGTTTGGTTGGTGCTGACTAAATCGCCGATCACCTCGTCGGTATTGGCATCGTAAACCACTGTGCCACAAGGAACTTCGATGATGCGATCGTTTCCTGAAGCACCCGTCATATTTTTTGACCCCCCGCGCTCGCCATCCTCTGCTTTGAAAATGTGGGCGTAGCGAAAGTCGAGCAAAGTCTGCAAGTTATCGACCGCCTTCAGGATCACCGAACCCCCTAGCCCTCCATTCCCTCCGGCTGGACCTCCGGCGGGTACATATTTTTCTCGACGAAATGCGACTTTTCCATCGCCTCCATCCCCTGCTTTAACCTGAATTTCTGCTTGGTCTATAAATTGCATGATGCCATTATCAAGATCTCCCACATGCCATATTAGGTGATTTTGCACAAGTCCTGTTTCTTGAATCAGTCAATCCTTAATGAAAAACTAAGAAACCATCCGGATTTGATATTCTATTGCATGATCACTGGAAAGCTGAGCTTTAGTTAGCTTAGCCTGAGCCAGGGGAAGGTTAAATAAGAATTATGGGCAGGATATGCGTGTCCTGGCATGAATATTTTACTAATGGGTTTTAAAAAAATTGAGCCTTTAAAGAGCCTATTGGACTTTATAAAGAGTACTATCGGCTTCTTAACCCATCAGTTCAAAAAATTCTAACCTTGCTTGCTACAACTATGTAGCTTTAAGCACGTCTAAAAATAGAGATTCCTCGGATATCTATTGCTACTCTCTAAGCAATTCAGAAGGCATACCAAGCATGACGCAGAAGAAACGCGCACTGATCACAGGAATTACTGGTCAAGACGGCTCCTACTTGAGCGAACTCTTGTTGGATAAGGGTTACGAAGTTCATGGCATTATTCGCCGAACCTCAACCTTTAACACCGATCGCATTGATCACATCTATGATGATCCCCACGAGGAAAGCGCTCGTCTATTTTTACATTATGGAGATTTAACAGATGGCACGACGCTGCGCCGCATTTTAGAAGACGTTAAACCCACTGAGATCTATAACTTGGGCGCGCAGTCACATGTTCGGGTTAGTTTTGACTCACCTGAATACACTGTTGATGCAGTTGGGATGGGTACCCTGCGCTTGTTAGAAGCAATCCGAGATTATCAGCACCGAACAGGGATTGAAGTGCGATTTTACCAAGCTGGATCTTCAGAAATGTATGGGAAAGTGCAAGAAGTTCCTCAGAGGGAGGACACGCCTTTTTATCCTCGAAGTCCTTATGCCTGTGCCAAGGTTTATGCCCATTGGCAAACAGTGAACTACCGAGAATCTTATAACCTATTTGCTTGTAACGGCATTTTGTTTAACCATGAGTCGCCTCGACGGGGCGAAACCTTTGTAACTCGCAAAATTACTCGGGCGGTTGCCCACATTGTTGCTGGGAAACAAAAGAAACTTTTCATGGGTAACTTGGAATCTAAGCGCGATTGGGGCTACGCCAAAGACTATGTACAGGCTATGTGGTTGATGTTGCAGCAAGAAACTCCCGATGACTATGTAGTGGCAACTGGCGAAACCCATGCCATTAGCGAATTTCTCGACCTTGCTTTTGGTTATGTCAATCTAGATTGGCACGACTATGTAGAATTTGATTCTCGCTATCTCCGCCCCGCCGAAGTAGAACTGTTAATTGGTGATCCTGCAAAAGTTAAGCAAAAGCTGGGCTGGGAGCCTTCAGTTACTTTTGAACAACTCGTTTATTTAATGGTTGAAGCTGACCTCAAAGCTCTAGGTTTAGTTCCTCTCAACGGACATACCATTCAATCGACTTCTGATAATGCAACTGTTCGCCATAGCGTCAGCCTGATGGCTTAGTCCTCCTTACCTCCTAAAAGCTATGACCTCAACTCCACTTGAATTAAAAAATCAGCGCATCTTGGTGACAGGTGGTGCTGGGTTTCTCGGTCGGCAGGTAATAGACCAGTTGTGTCAGGCAGGAGCCGACCCCAGCAAATTTACTGTGTTGCGATCGCGCGATTACGATCTCCGTCAGATGGAAGCCTGTCAGCGCGCCGTGGATCAACAAGATATTGTCGTTCATCTGGCAGCCCACGTTGGCGGCATCGGCTTAAACCGTGAAAAGCCTGCCGAGTTGTTCTACGACAACTTGATGATGGGCACTCAACTGATTCATGCTGCATACGAAGCAGGCGTGAAGAAGTTTACCTGTGTCGGTACCATTTGCGCCTACCCCAAATTTACCCCCGTTCCCTTTAAAGAAGACGATATTTGGAATGGTTATCCTGAGGAAACAAACGCACCTTACGGTATTGCCAAGAAAGCGCTGTTGGTGCAACTTCAAGCCTATCGGCAGCAGTATGGTTTCGATGGCATTTACCTCTTACCCGTCAATCTGTATGGCCCTGAAGATAACTTCGATCCTCGCAGTTCTCACGTGATTCCAGCACTGATTCGCAAGGTGTACGAGGCACAGCAACGGGGCGACAAACAAATTCCGGTTTGGGGCGATGGTAGCCCTACCCGCGAGTTCCTGTATTCGACTGATGCGGCACGAGGGATTGTGATGGGCACTCAGCTTTATAGCAATGGTGAACCCGTGAATTTGGGAACAGGTATCGAGATCACAATCAAGGACTTGATTACCTTGATCTGCAACTTGATGGAATATCAAGGGGAAATTGTTTGGGAAACTCACCAACCTAACGGTCAGCCTCGACGCTGTTTGGATACGGAACGAGCAAAGCAAGCGTTTGGCTTTATGGCTGAAGTGGGCTTTGAGGCAGGTTTACGCAATACGATCGCCTGGTACCGCCAGAACGCTGTGTAAATCCAACTCATCTTCAGCGTTAAAAATCCTCGACTGTCCAAAAAGGTCGAGGATTTTTATAGTTTAGGGCTGAGAAGTATCAAGGCTTAGAGGTGTGATTTTCTGTAGGATAAAGAATCTTTTGAGTGGAGAGTTCACAAGATAACCCAGTTGTGAGTAACGTATTGCCACAAGACTTACAGTATTGAGCATCAGCATCATGCGCTGCTAAACCACAATCACAGCGAATTTCGATTTGTTTAGAGGTTTTAACCAACTGTTTAATCAAGTCTCCTAATTGCCAGGGAATCAGGGCAATGCCCGTTAAAATCATCAGCACTGTCAATAATCGACCTACTTCTGAAATTGGTGTGATGTCGCCAAATCCTACCGTGGTCATGGTTGCAACCGAAAAGTAAATGGCATCTAAGAACGTGTTGAACTGATCAGGGTTGACAGAATGTTCAACTTGATAAATTAAGCCAGAATACACGAAAACAATAGTAGATAATGTGAACAGAATTCTGATAAATATAACGCTGTCTTCTCGGCTGATGTAACCAAAAATAGTTCTTCCTTCAACAAAGCGAATTAGGCGAAGAACTCGGAACCAACGAAAGATTCGGATGAAGGAAATATCGACAGTCGTTAACAAGAACGGGAGAATTACAAGAAGATCAATTACCCCGTAGAGGCTAAAGACATAGTGAATCCTCCGTTCAGTGCTCCAAAGACGCAACAGATATTCGATGGAGAACAGAGCTAGGATAATTTGGTTTAGGCTATCTAAATAAAAGCGAATATGAGTTGGGATGGCATAAGTCTCTGCTACAAAGATTGCGGAAGAGATGAGCACTAGTCCGGTAATACCCAGATTAATCCATCGTCCCACTGGGGTTTCAATGTCTTCCAAATAGAACCTGATTTTTTGTTGTAGTGACATGAATGGGGAGGGTTTGGAGCTAGGGGCGATCGGCTTCGCCGTTACCGCGAGGGTCGCCAATTTGAGCACAGCTTTCTTCTCCAAAAATTGCGGAAGCGTGAACGTAAAACTTAAACTCCAGTAAATTATAAAAAGGATCTTCTAAAAAAAAAGTGTAATGTTCTAATGGCGAATCGACAAAGCGTTGTTTGGGCATTTGGTAGAATTTTAATTCTTGATGCTGCGATCGCTTCACCAAGGTTTCCCAATCTGTTTTAGCCGTGAACACTAATCCAAAATGCCGAGGATATACGCCTCGCTGCGGTGCCAGTGGCTCATGGGTCATGTGGGCAACGAGTTGGTGTCCATAGAGATTTAGAATGACTGAGTTGGCGTTCTCTCGCCCGACCTGACAGCCCAAACCTTCTGCGTAGAAGGTTTTGGTTTGGGCAATATTGCTAATTGGGAATGCCAGGTGGAATAAGGTAGGTTGCATAAAATTAACGGTAGAGTGTGTCTTTTTAGGATATTGGCGATCGCTAATTTTGCGGAATTTTTTGTGGGATTACTCATTTTCTGATAAATCTTCTCTGCTCTAAATTGAGCCGATTAATCCATTTCAGCAGCCACAATTTCAGCCCCCGACAACAACAGAATTTTTACGATTGCTCCCCCAATGATCATTAAACTAATGACGCAAAATCCAATTCCTACAAAGTTAGGTACCCAAAAGATCGCTTCAATATGATTCATGGCCCCTGGCTTTAATCTCCATGCTAATTGCCCCTCGCTTTTACGAAGTTTAGAAGACAATTTGTCATCAGTTATGGGTGATTGTGCCCACCAAGGAGTTTTGAGCTTGAATTCGAGATCTATCGACTCACTAAGATTGCCCTGGAGTGTGGCTCGGAGCGATCGCAAGTCCAAGTCATACTGCAAGTGCTGACGCTGCCACATCAGCCGATTTTTCGTTTTAATTTGCAACCGAGAAGTGGGCAATTCCGAGTTTTGTGCTGATTGCGATCGAAATAATTGGTTAAACTTTGACTCTAAATCTTTGGCGTTATGAAACGGAATAGTCATGAGCCATTCTTGCGCTTGAGGATGACGAGTGCTACCACCTAATGCTTTTGTGCGTTGTTCTAAGCTCTCGACCCAAGCAGTGGCGATCGCGTCATTAAGATCAGAACTAAGATGGATAGAACCCTGAGGTTTAAAGCGAATATGCTGTACAATTTCGCCATGATTAGCATCATAAAATTTTATGGCTACATCATTGTGAACACAGCCAGAGAGGAATAAAGCTGCAACTAAAATAAACCAGAGAAGACGCAGTTTAATGAACTGATGGAGGATAACATTTGAGATAGATTTGGAAATGGAGTAGGGCGACCTTTTTAGTCTCTGCGAAGCATCACGCATTATCTTAGTTCTCTAATGCAAAAGTTCATGCAATCTGTAATAACCAATTTGACAGCCCGAATAATCACAGGTCTTCAAAAAATCAAGCGGTTTCCATTCATTTTTACTAATAGATTCAAAAAATGATCCATCCTGTGTCGCGGCTTGAGGCTCCATGCCTGTTACTTCTTGCCAGAACAGATAAACCGTTTCATCGGTTTGAGTACCAACAATATATTTACCCAAATCTTGCAGTTCAGAAAGCGCATAGCCCGACTCTTCTAGCACTTCTCGGATAACGCATTCATCCAGC
The DNA window shown above is from Timaviella obliquedivisa GSE-PSE-MK23-08B and carries:
- a CDS encoding NUDIX domain-containing protein, whose amino-acid sequence is MAEKVIFESPKAWVQVIETPRRFYYLRRKHRDSVGVFLVRKTLEQTWEVLVRMQPLPVHNADLDDDFRLYPCPITGGLDTPDELLDECVIREVLEESGYALSELQDLGKYIVGTQTDETVYLFWQEVTGMEPQAATQDGSFFESISKNEWKPLDFLKTCDYSGCQIGYYRLHELLH
- a CDS encoding glyoxalase, encoding MQPTLFHLAFPISNIAQTKTFYAEGLGCQVGRENANSVILNLYGHQLVAHMTHEPLAPQRGVYPRHFGLVFTAKTDWETLVKRSQHQELKFYQMPKQRFVDSPLEHYTFFLEDPFYNLLEFKFYVHASAIFGEESCAQIGDPRGNGEADRP
- a CDS encoding DUF3153 domain-containing protein translates to MRDASQRLKRSPYSISKSISNVILHQFIKLRLLWFILVAALFLSGCVHNDVAIKFYDANHGEIVQHIRFKPQGSIHLSSDLNDAIATAWVESLEQRTKALGGSTRHPQAQEWLMTIPFHNAKDLESKFNQLFRSQSAQNSELPTSRLQIKTKNRLMWQRQHLQYDLDLRSLRATLQGNLSESIDLEFKLKTPWWAQSPITDDKLSSKLRKSEGQLAWRLKPGAMNHIEAIFWVPNFVGIGFCVISLMIIGGAIVKILLLSGAEIVAAEMD